From a region of the Capricornis sumatraensis isolate serow.1 chromosome 22, serow.2, whole genome shotgun sequence genome:
- the LOC138069515 gene encoding olfactory receptor 12D1-like, with amino-acid sequence MLNQTSITEFLLLRITDIQELQSFLFVIILIIYFLSLAGNGAILIVVISDSRLHSPMYFFLGNLSCLDICYSTVTLPKMLENFLSTHKAISFLGCISQLHFFHFLGSTEVMLLAVMAFDRYVAICKPLRYTLIMSHQVCTQMAVTIWITGFFHALLHSVMTSRLNFCGSNHIHHFFCDVKPLLKLACGNTELNEWLLHTVTETIAMGSFFLTLLSYFYIIIYLFLKTHSCSMLRKALSTCASHFMVVVLLFGPVFFIYIRPASGSSMDQDRTVAIMYSVVSPVLNPLIYTLRNKEVKGALKRVIRRRP; translated from the coding sequence atgcTGAACCAAACTTCAATCACTGAATTTCTTCTCTTGAGAATAACAGACATCCAGGAACTGcagtcttttctctttgttattatTCTTATAATTTACTTTCTCAGTTTGGCTGGAAATGGAGCCATCCTGATAGTTGTCATCTCTGATTCAAGACTCCATTCTCctatgtattttttcctgggaaacCTGTCATGTCTAGATATCTGCTACTCCACAGTGACTCTGCCAAAGATGCTGGAGAACTTTCTCTCAACACACAAAGCAATTTCTTTCTTGGGATGCATAAGCCAGCTTCACTTCTTCCACTTCCTAGGCAGCACAGAGGTCATGTTGTTGGCTGTGATGGCCTTTGATCGCTATGTAGCTATCTGCAAGCCACTTCGTTACACTCTTATCATGAGTCATCAGGTCTGTACCCAGATGGCTGTCACTATCTGGATCACTGGGTTTTTCCATGCCCTGCTGCACTCAGTAATGACCTCTCGCTTAAACTTCTGTGGTTCCAACCACATCCATCACTTCTTCTGTGATGTTAAGCCATTGCTCAAGCTGGCCTGTGGGAACACTGAGCTCAATGAGTGGCTACTTCATACTGTCACAGAGACCATTGCCATGGGCTCATTCTTTCTAACCCTTCTCTCCTATTTCTACATTATTATCTATCTTTTCCTCAAGACTCATTCTTGTAGCATGCTTCGTAAAGCACTGTCCACTTGTGCCTCCCACTTCATGGTAGTTGTTCTTTTATTTGGTCctgtttttttcatttacattCGTCCTGCCTCAGGTAGCTCCATGGACCAGGACCGGACTGTTGCCATTATGTACAGTGTGGTCTCTCCTGTACTAAATCCACTGATTTATACTTTGAGGAACAAGGAAGTAAAGGGGGCCTTGAAGAGGGTGATCAGAAGGAGGCCCTGA